The DNA region GCTTAACCGGTCGGCAGCCCACTCCGGGAGCATGGAACACGTCACGCTCGACGTATCCGACGGCGTCGCAACGGTGACACTCGACCACCCGGAGATGCGCAACGCGCTGACCAGCGGCGTCGCCACCGACCTGATCGACGCCATGGCGGCGGTCCCCGAGGAGGCCCGCTGTATCGTCCTCGCTGGGAGCGGTCCCACGTTCTGCGCCGGCGGCGACATCGACGCGATGGTGGACGGACTGGAGGGCGAGGCACCCGCTCACGAACGGGTCGAACGCATCGTCGAGGAGACCGCGGGCGCCGTCCGGGCGGTCGCGACCTGCGACCGCCCGACCGTCGCGAAGATCCACGGCCCCGCCTACGGCGCCGGCGGCGCGCTCGCGATCGCCTGCGACCTGCTGCTGGCCAGCGAGTCGGCCAAGATAAGCTTCGGCTTCCGTCAGGTCGGGCTCAACGTCGACTCCGGCGCCTCCCACCTCCTCCCGCGGATCGTCGGCGAGAACGTCGCGAAGGAACTCCTGTTCACGGGGGAACTGATCGACGCCCAGCGGGCGAAAGAGGTCGGCCTGTTCAACCACGTCTACGACGACGAGGAACTCGACGAGCGCGTCGCGGGGATGGTCGACCGGATCGCCTCGGGCCCGGCGGTCGCGCTGAAGCAGTCGAAGCGACTCGTCGAGCAGGGGACGACGAGTTCGCTCGACGAGGCCATCGCGAACGAGGCCGCCGCCCAGATCGTCTCCGCCTCGGCCGACGACCACGAGGAGGGCGTCCGCGCGTTCGTCGAGAGCCGCGAGCCCGAGTTCGAGGGGGAGTGACTGCGGCGGAGAGGCCGGCGCGTCAGCGTCAGTCGTCGGCGGGACAGCCGGGGCCGTCGCCGTCGATCCGGCAGTCGCTGGCCGGGCGGTCGTCGGCCGGGTCGCTCCCGCCGTCGGTCGCGTAGGCGTCGTCGAGCGACCGGAGGTTCTCGGAGGCGAGCAGGCGGCCCGGGAGTGTCTCCCGGAGCCCGGGGCGGGCGAACGACTCGCTGCCGATGACGGCGAAGCCGGCGAAGACGACGAGGAAGCCGGCGACGGCGAGCCCGGAGATGGTCTCGCCCAGCAGCGCCCACCCGCCGAGCGTCGCCACGAGCGGGACGACGTAGAACGCGAGGTTCGCGCGGATGGCCCCCACCTCGTCGATGAGGCCGAAGTACGCGATGTAGGCGACGGCGCCGGCCAGGAGGGCGACGTAGGCGAGCGCGAGCACGGCACCGGGCGTCCACGTGATCGCGGCGGGCGACTCGCCGGCCGCCAGGCTCAGGCCGTGGGTGACGACGGCCGCCAGCGGCAGGCCCCACGCGGTGCGGACGGTGCTGGAGAGGTCCGCGTCGGCCCGGCGGATCAGCACCGACCCGAGCGCGCCGCAGGTCGCGCTGACGAGCATGAGTCCCTCGCCGAGCAGGCCGCCGGCGCCGAACGCCGACGGGTCGGGGTTGGCCACGAGCGCGACGCCGACCAGCCCCACCGCCATCCCGACGGCGCCGCGGGCCGAGAGCCGCTCGTCGGCGAGCAGGACCGCGGCGAGCACCGGCGTCAGGATTGGGTTCAGGCTCGCGATGATGGCGGCGACGCCGCTGGTGACGTACTGCTGGCCGACGAACAGCAGGGCGTTCGTCAGCCCGATGGCGAACAGCCCGGTCGCGACGATCCCGCCCAGGTCGCCCCGCGTCCGCGGAATCAGGTCGGCGCGCGAGCGGGTGAGCAGCACGTAGGCTATCAGCGCGACAGCCGCGACGTCGAACCGGAGCGCGACGAACAAAAGCGGCGGAAAGAACTCCAGGCCCCCCTTCGCCGCGACGAAGGTGCCCCCAAACAGCAGGCTCGTCGCGAGGAACGCCGCGACGGTCCTGCGACCGATCACGGCGACACCTCCGCGGGCGTCGGCTCCAGAGAGATGGCGTGAGAGATCATCGTGGAATCCTGTAGGGCTCGAAGCCTTATAGGCCCGTTCAGAAATCCTTGCCCGGCGGGCAAGCGCGGCGACC from Halosimplex halophilum includes:
- a CDS encoding enoyl-CoA hydratase/isomerase family protein, with translation MEHVTLDVSDGVATVTLDHPEMRNALTSGVATDLIDAMAAVPEEARCIVLAGSGPTFCAGGDIDAMVDGLEGEAPAHERVERIVEETAGAVRAVATCDRPTVAKIHGPAYGAGGALAIACDLLLASESAKISFGFRQVGLNVDSGASHLLPRIVGENVAKELLFTGELIDAQRAKEVGLFNHVYDDEELDERVAGMVDRIASGPAVALKQSKRLVEQGTTSSLDEAIANEAAAQIVSASADDHEEGVRAFVESREPEFEGE
- a CDS encoding DMT family transporter, translated to MIGRRTVAAFLATSLLFGGTFVAAKGGLEFFPPLLFVALRFDVAAVALIAYVLLTRSRADLIPRTRGDLGGIVATGLFAIGLTNALLFVGQQYVTSGVAAIIASLNPILTPVLAAVLLADERLSARGAVGMAVGLVGVALVANPDPSAFGAGGLLGEGLMLVSATCGALGSVLIRRADADLSSTVRTAWGLPLAAVVTHGLSLAAGESPAAITWTPGAVLALAYVALLAGAVAYIAYFGLIDEVGAIRANLAFYVVPLVATLGGWALLGETISGLAVAGFLVVFAGFAVIGSESFARPGLRETLPGRLLASENLRSLDDAYATDGGSDPADDRPASDCRIDGDGPGCPADD